A region from the Hydrogenimonas sp. genome encodes:
- a CDS encoding RNA-binding protein Jag: protein MKKFEAPTLEEAYAAAAKEFSCSVTELDIQVVQNPSRGFLGFGRKDAIIVAMCKKRASRRDDDYSGVKHADRGLQKRKNSINKEFRKETSETRKEPPTREKASLEEVKEPEESEKKVADRAVTERKEYGRKFENEDIFGNFYDDAIDINAAVVEVEQDINRLFSSACFRIEPIRVFALDDETLQIEFKGEDAALLIGKEGYRYKAMAYLLYNWIHGKYGYKIRLEIAEFLKNQEAMIESYLQPVIERVESEGRAQTKVLDGILVQIALQKLREKYPDKYVAVRTNREGGRYVIVNEFMERR from the coding sequence ATGAAGAAGTTTGAAGCCCCGACACTGGAAGAGGCTTATGCAGCCGCGGCCAAAGAGTTCTCCTGTTCAGTGACCGAACTGGATATTCAGGTCGTCCAGAACCCTTCCAGAGGATTTTTGGGCTTCGGACGCAAGGATGCGATAATAGTCGCGATGTGTAAAAAGAGAGCTTCACGCCGAGACGATGACTACAGCGGTGTGAAACATGCCGACAGAGGCCTGCAAAAGAGGAAAAACAGTATAAACAAAGAGTTTCGCAAGGAGACTTCAGAGACGCGGAAAGAGCCTCCCACGAGAGAGAAAGCCTCCCTTGAAGAGGTCAAAGAGCCCGAAGAGAGTGAAAAAAAAGTTGCCGACAGAGCCGTAACAGAGAGAAAAGAGTACGGCAGAAAATTTGAAAATGAAGATATTTTCGGAAACTTCTACGATGATGCCATCGATATAAATGCGGCGGTTGTAGAGGTGGAGCAGGATATAAACAGGCTCTTCTCCTCAGCCTGTTTCCGCATAGAACCGATCAGGGTTTTCGCTCTTGACGACGAGACTCTTCAAATCGAATTCAAAGGTGAAGATGCCGCACTTCTCATAGGCAAAGAGGGGTACCGTTACAAAGCGATGGCCTATCTTCTTTACAACTGGATACACGGCAAATACGGTTACAAGATACGGTTGGAGATCGCAGAGTTTCTAAAGAACCAGGAGGCGATGATAGAGAGCTATCTTCAGCCGGTTATAGAGCGGGTCGAGTCCGAAGGGAGGGCCCAGACCAAGGTACTGGACGGAATACTGGTTCAGATAGCGCTCCAGAAGCTGAGGGAGAAATACCCTGACAAGTATGTAGCCGTACGTACCAACAGAGAGGGAGGACGGTACGTAATCGTCAACGAATTTATGGAGCGCAGGTGA